From one Mustela nigripes isolate SB6536 chromosome 16, MUSNIG.SB6536, whole genome shotgun sequence genomic stretch:
- the CENPX gene encoding centromere protein X, producing the protein MEGAGGGFRKDLVSELLRAHFTDGKTKVGGDALWLMAELLKIFVVEAAVRSARQAQAEDLTLVDVDQLEKVLPQLLLDF; encoded by the exons ATGGAAGGAGCTGGCGGCGGCTTCCGGAAG gaccTGGTGAGCGAGCTGCTGCGCGCGCACTTCACGGACGGCAAGACCAAAG TGGGCGGGGACGCGCTGTGGCTCATGGCAGAGCTGCTGAAGATCTTCGTCGTGG AAGCGGCCGTCCGCAGCGCCCGGCAGGCCCAGGCAGAAGACCTCACTCTCGTGGATGTGGACCAGCTGGAGAAGGTGCTGCCTCAGCTG CTCCTGGACTTCTAG